One window of the Pseudarthrobacter sp. ATCC 49987 genome contains the following:
- a CDS encoding recombinase family protein: protein MQSAKTLTQGRLRCAIYARISKDRTGAGLGVERQEADCRDLATRLGMTVDGVYSDNDLSAFSGKHRPGYEALLKAVRQGEVDAVIVWHQDRLLRRTIDLEKYIDVCQPHTVPTHTVMAGYFDLTTPAGRATAKTLAAWASYEVETSTDRVKASKLQAAKSGKPSGGNRAYGYEQNGMSIIEHEAAIVREVIDRFIGGDSWRSIALDLVERGIPTAKGKKWTAINVRNVAVRPRNISIRVHNENEYPAQWPPLITQDTWDDLQIAIKRGTALYGSRSYTRKHLLKGFVFCGQCGNRMNIISAQDRQGNYQPAFNCRKFDDTRGEVGCGGVKRRQAPVEELVIDCIMYRLDTPELGELIEGTRSATPALKQLMRERDDQAQRLQEILNLYSTGEMTFSEYKTAKTTAQARLDALGRELDKKSSKTTLANIPAGQTVKEAWDKADLMWRRQLVDALIDKVLIDPRIKGQGFPKWRQYRFDCSLIRIEWKA, encoded by the coding sequence ATGCAATCCGCCAAAACCCTCACTCAAGGGCGTCTTCGTTGCGCCATTTACGCCAGAATCAGCAAGGACCGCACAGGTGCAGGGCTTGGAGTGGAGCGTCAGGAAGCAGACTGCCGCGACTTGGCTACACGCCTAGGTATGACGGTTGACGGCGTATACAGCGATAACGACCTGTCAGCGTTCAGCGGCAAACATCGTCCAGGATATGAGGCCCTTCTAAAAGCCGTGCGTCAGGGCGAAGTCGATGCAGTTATTGTCTGGCATCAGGACCGCCTACTACGGCGAACGATAGACCTTGAGAAGTACATCGATGTCTGCCAGCCGCATACAGTCCCGACTCACACAGTCATGGCCGGCTACTTTGATCTGACGACACCAGCCGGACGAGCCACGGCGAAGACGCTAGCTGCCTGGGCATCTTATGAGGTGGAGACATCTACGGACCGAGTGAAGGCATCGAAGCTACAAGCCGCCAAATCGGGTAAACCGTCAGGAGGTAATAGGGCATACGGCTATGAGCAGAACGGCATGAGCATCATCGAGCACGAAGCCGCCATAGTCCGTGAAGTTATTGATCGCTTCATAGGTGGCGACTCGTGGCGCAGCATCGCCCTAGATCTTGTTGAACGCGGCATTCCGACAGCTAAGGGTAAGAAGTGGACCGCCATCAATGTCCGCAACGTCGCCGTCAGGCCCCGCAATATTTCTATCCGCGTCCACAACGAGAATGAGTATCCAGCGCAGTGGCCACCACTCATTACCCAGGACACTTGGGATGACCTGCAAATAGCTATCAAGCGCGGCACTGCCCTCTATGGATCACGCTCATATACACGGAAGCACCTACTGAAGGGCTTTGTCTTCTGTGGCCAGTGTGGCAATCGGATGAACATCATCAGCGCGCAGGATAGGCAGGGCAACTATCAGCCAGCTTTCAACTGCCGTAAGTTTGACGACACCCGCGGCGAGGTTGGTTGTGGTGGAGTAAAGCGACGCCAAGCTCCCGTCGAGGAACTGGTAATCGACTGCATCATGTACCGCCTTGATACGCCGGAACTCGGTGAACTGATCGAGGGCACAAGGTCAGCCACACCAGCACTCAAGCAACTCATGCGTGAACGTGACGACCAAGCACAACGCCTGCAGGAAATCTTGAACCTCTACTCCACAGGCGAGATGACCTTCAGCGAATACAAGACGGCTAAAACCACCGCCCAAGCACGTTTAGATGCGCTAGGACGTGAGCTAGACAAAAAGTCGAGTAAGACAACGCTCGCCAACATTCCAGCAGGTCAGACCGTCAAAGAGGCTTGGGATAAGGCCGATCTCATGTGGCGTCGTCAGTTAGTGGATGCGCTCATCGACAAAGTACTGATTGATCCGCGCATTAAAGGACAAGGCTTCCCGAAATGGAGACAGTATCGGTTTGACTGTTCGTTAATTCGTATTGAATGGAAGGCCTAA
- a CDS encoding HNH endonuclease has translation MEKLIGRYLEPHEVVDHRNGDKGDNRPQNLRLFSSNAEHLAATLKGRVPKWSEEGRVRLAAANRVLRLRRRMIRSIRDGGLLPQRSSHRCLADTCPLFETGQAARRARQRAVARAWRKRRKEQRLQTAA, from the coding sequence ATGGAGAAACTGATCGGCCGCTATCTGGAGCCTCATGAGGTCGTGGATCATAGGAATGGGGATAAGGGTGATAACCGACCTCAAAACCTTCGGCTTTTTTCATCAAACGCTGAGCATCTCGCTGCAACCTTGAAAGGGCGCGTCCCGAAATGGTCGGAAGAGGGACGCGTGCGCCTGGCTGCTGCGAATAGAGTTCTTCGACTTCGACGTAGGATGATCCGTTCCATACGCGATGGTGGCCTGTTACCACAACGGAGCTCTCACCGTTGTCTAGCCGATACATGCCCTCTTTTTGAAACTGGACAGGCGGCTCGGCGTGCGCGACAACGAGCTGTCGCTCGTGCATGGCGAAAACGTAGAAAGGAGCAGCGTCTTCAAACCGCTGCCTAA
- the fabF gene encoding beta-ketoacyl-ACP synthase II, producing MARKVVITGLGATTPIGGDVPTMWKNALKGVSGAHTLEDDWVAKYELPVHFAARASTPATEVLSRVEAKRMDPSTQFAVVASREAWADAGITEIDHDRLAVAFATGIGGVWTLLDAWDTLREKGPRRVLPMTVPMLMPNGPAAAVSLDLGARAGAHTPVSACASGTEAVHMGLDLIRSGKADVVVCGGAEAAIHPMPIAAFASMQALSRRNDDPEHASRPYDRDRDGFVMGEGAGALVLEAEEHALARGARIYAELAGTSVTADAYHITAPDPQGLGATRALKAAMFDGRIQPEDVVHVNAHATSTPVGDKPEYAALKAALGKHVDDVAVSATKSQMGHLLGASGAVEAVLTVMAIYDRKAPVTINLENQDPEIPLDIVTTARDLPSGSISALSNSFGFGGHNAVIAVRSI from the coding sequence ATGGCACGCAAAGTAGTCATTACCGGTCTGGGTGCCACCACACCCATCGGCGGCGATGTCCCCACGATGTGGAAGAACGCGCTGAAGGGCGTCTCCGGCGCGCACACGCTTGAGGACGACTGGGTGGCCAAGTACGAGCTGCCCGTCCACTTTGCCGCCCGCGCGTCCACCCCCGCCACTGAGGTCCTGAGCCGGGTCGAAGCCAAGCGTATGGACCCGTCCACGCAGTTCGCCGTTGTGGCCTCCCGCGAGGCTTGGGCCGACGCCGGCATCACCGAAATCGACCACGACCGCCTGGCCGTGGCCTTCGCCACCGGCATCGGCGGCGTCTGGACCCTCCTGGATGCCTGGGACACCCTGCGCGAAAAGGGCCCCCGCCGCGTCCTGCCCATGACCGTTCCCATGCTGATGCCCAATGGCCCGGCCGCGGCGGTCAGCCTCGACCTTGGCGCCCGCGCCGGCGCCCACACCCCTGTCTCCGCCTGCGCGTCCGGCACCGAAGCCGTGCACATGGGTCTGGACCTGATCCGCTCCGGCAAGGCCGACGTCGTCGTCTGCGGTGGCGCCGAAGCCGCCATCCACCCGATGCCGATCGCCGCCTTCGCCTCCATGCAGGCACTCTCGCGCCGCAACGACGATCCCGAGCACGCCTCACGCCCCTACGACCGTGACCGCGACGGTTTTGTGATGGGCGAAGGCGCCGGCGCCCTGGTCCTTGAAGCCGAGGAACACGCCCTGGCCCGCGGTGCCCGGATCTACGCGGAGCTGGCCGGCACGTCGGTCACCGCCGACGCCTACCACATCACCGCCCCGGACCCCCAGGGTCTCGGCGCCACCCGCGCGCTGAAGGCCGCCATGTTCGATGGCCGCATCCAGCCGGAGGACGTGGTGCACGTCAACGCGCACGCCACGTCCACCCCGGTCGGCGACAAGCCCGAGTACGCCGCCCTCAAGGCCGCGCTGGGCAAGCACGTGGACGACGTCGCCGTCTCGGCCACCAAGTCGCAGATGGGGCACCTGCTGGGCGCCTCCGGTGCCGTGGAAGCCGTGCTGACCGTCATGGCCATCTACGACCGCAAGGCGCCGGTGACCATCAACCTGGAGAACCAGGACCCGGAAATCCCGCTCGACATCGTCACGACGGCCCGCGACCTGCCCTCCGGCAGCATCTCGGCGCTGAGCAACTCTTTCGGCTTCGGCGGCCATAATGCCGTGATCGCAGTGCGGAGCATCTAG
- a CDS encoding DUF3145 domain-containing protein, with protein sequence MSVALTRGVLFVHSAPTALCPHVEWAIGSVVDKRTDLEWTAQPAAPGMFRAELSWTGNPGTGAQLASALRGWAHLRYEVTEEPSQGVDGGRWSHTPELGIFHASTDVHGNIMVSEDRIRYAYESGAGDPSAVYHELSLALGEAWDEELEPFRHAAEGAPVRWLHQVG encoded by the coding sequence ATGTCTGTTGCACTGACCCGCGGTGTGTTGTTCGTTCACTCGGCCCCAACTGCCCTGTGCCCCCACGTTGAGTGGGCCATAGGTTCAGTTGTGGACAAGCGGACGGACCTTGAGTGGACTGCTCAGCCAGCAGCGCCCGGAATGTTCCGGGCTGAGCTGTCGTGGACCGGAAACCCGGGCACGGGGGCCCAACTGGCGTCCGCGCTTCGAGGCTGGGCGCACCTGCGCTACGAAGTCACGGAAGAGCCCAGCCAGGGCGTCGATGGCGGCCGCTGGTCGCACACTCCGGAGCTTGGCATCTTCCACGCCTCCACGGACGTGCACGGCAACATCATGGTCTCCGAGGACCGCATCCGATACGCGTACGAATCCGGCGCCGGCGACCCCTCCGCGGTTTACCATGAGCTTTCCCTGGCTCTCGGCGAAGCGTGGGACGAAGAACTCGAGCCCTTTCGGCACGCCGCCGAAGGCGCCCCGGTGCGCTGGCTCCACCAGGTCGGCTAA
- a CDS encoding M23 family metallopeptidase: protein MRWPLKDFWISQGYSAGHQANDLAANQGVPIYAPESGVVTAVNNNPASYFGGNYVKMRGDSGNVYYMGHNSKNHVGKDARVAEGQHIADVGMTGTATGPHIHFQIEKGGKLLDPSVVMKNKVTSQGGEAMIQDTDNEYGRWHKLGYQIRGRNLTREEFRKSAVGRTWLTALEILSDNTESDTATHAQEIGQVAIRDDWAGQIYGLIDQLKAMPQNTSESEKKLQTIKDALGIK from the coding sequence ATGAGATGGCCGCTGAAAGACTTCTGGATAAGCCAGGGGTACAGCGCAGGGCATCAAGCGAACGACCTAGCCGCTAACCAGGGCGTGCCGATCTATGCACCAGAGTCCGGCGTCGTGACTGCCGTGAACAATAACCCGGCATCTTACTTCGGTGGCAACTACGTGAAGATGCGGGGCGACTCAGGAAACGTGTACTACATGGGCCATAACTCGAAGAACCATGTGGGCAAAGACGCGCGCGTTGCTGAAGGTCAGCACATTGCTGATGTCGGCATGACAGGAACGGCAACCGGACCGCATATTCATTTTCAAATTGAGAAGGGCGGGAAGTTGCTCGACCCAAGTGTCGTAATGAAAAACAAGGTCACATCACAAGGAGGAGAAGCAATGATACAAGATACAGACAACGAATACGGGCGCTGGCACAAACTTGGATACCAGATACGAGGCCGTAACCTCACTCGCGAAGAATTTCGCAAGTCAGCAGTCGGTAGGACATGGCTAACCGCGCTAGAAATATTGTCCGATAACACTGAATCTGACACAGCGACTCACGCACAGGAGATTGGACAGGTGGCGATCCGCGACGATTGGGCGGGTCAAATATACGGACTCATCGACCAGCTCAAGGCGATGCCACAAAACACCAGCGAATCAGAGAAGAAACTACAAACCATTAAAGATGCGCTTGGCATCAAGTAA
- a CDS encoding IS3 family transposase (programmed frameshift) has translation MPKAFPEEFRRDVVAVARKGEAPIIQIAKDFGVSPAALHRWMKIADREDGVKSGAVSDDAAKLREANKRIRLLEQEAEVMRRAVAYLSRDINPKMMYPLVRELAARDAPIRVPVAVSCRVLNFSRQAYYQWAANPVPARDWEEAHLINAAIDHHRDDPAFGYRFIADEINAGPGPGASERRIWRLCSENGILSVIHRRRRSGLKAGPPVHDDLVERDFSATAPNRKWLTDITEHHTGEGKLYLCAIKDLHSNRIVGYSMDGRMKASLAVAALDHAVALRKPAGTVVHSDRGSQFRSRKFVLALNTYGLNGSMGRVGACGDNAAMESFFSLLQKNVLNRKRWETRAELRLAITTWIERSYHRKRRQRALGRLTPIEFETIKNAASAA, from the exons ATGCCCAAAGCCTTTCCCGAAGAATTCCGCCGCGATGTCGTCGCGGTTGCCCGCAAGGGCGAAGCGCCCATCATCCAGATCGCCAAGGACTTCGGTGTCTCGCCCGCTGCCCTGCACCGCTGGATGAAGATCGCCGACAGAGAAGACGGCGTGAAGTCCGGGGCGGTGTCCGATGACGCCGCGAAGTTGCGGGAGGCCAACAAACGCATCCGGCTCCTGGAACAGGAAGCCGAAGTCATGCGCCGTGCCGTGGCCTACTTGTCCCGGGACATCAACCCA AAAATGATGTACCCGCTGGTCCGCGAGCTGGCTGCCAGGGACGCCCCGATCCGGGTTCCCGTGGCAGTGTCCTGCCGGGTACTGAATTTCTCCAGACAGGCCTACTACCAGTGGGCCGCCAATCCCGTCCCGGCCCGGGACTGGGAAGAAGCGCATCTGATCAACGCCGCCATCGATCACCACCGGGACGATCCTGCCTTCGGATACCGGTTCATCGCCGATGAGATCAACGCCGGTCCCGGCCCTGGGGCCAGTGAACGCCGGATCTGGCGGCTGTGCTCGGAGAACGGCATCCTCTCGGTGATCCACCGCCGGCGCCGGTCAGGGCTCAAGGCCGGCCCGCCGGTCCACGATGACCTCGTCGAACGGGACTTCAGCGCCACGGCACCGAACCGGAAATGGCTCACGGACATCACCGAGCACCACACCGGGGAGGGCAAGCTGTACCTGTGCGCGATCAAGGACCTTCACTCAAACCGGATCGTCGGGTACTCGATGGACGGGCGGATGAAAGCGTCCCTGGCCGTCGCCGCCCTGGACCACGCCGTGGCCCTCAGGAAACCGGCGGGCACGGTGGTCCACTCGGACAGAGGGTCCCAGTTCAGATCCAGAAAGTTCGTCCTGGCCCTGAACACCTACGGCCTGAACGGATCGATGGGCCGGGTAGGGGCATGCGGTGACAATGCAGCGATGGAATCGTTCTTCTCCCTGCTGCAAAAGAACGTCCTGAACCGGAAACGATGGGAGACCCGGGCCGAGCTCCGGCTGGCCATCACGACCTGGATCGAGCGCAGCTACCACCGCAAACGCCGTCAACGTGCCCTCGGACGGCTGACACCAATCGAGTTTGAGACAATAAAAAACGCGGCCTCAGCCGCGTAA
- a CDS encoding type IV secretory system conjugative DNA transfer family protein, with protein MTKHNLPFNSYFKNTIWQVKQEEDETYFDFHVPYYENYLACGLINHNTGKSVLLANSAAQDMAKGYGVVIIDASNSNSPETLFNRALNYVPFERLDDVVILNVSESVDNPVGFNILDQGNAHMVVDQVSALFQQLYPDSKGVWTRELIHHGLYSLIEYGNATLIDLLPLLRPRTPEEVTWARSVVNSVKDRQIKFFMEDWMNLKEEERRMRSQPLYDRLWQLNSRPEIHNILGQSQSGFNIKDVLLGNKILLVNLAGLPEDTAGLLGTLLFQALWTEAQNLTPDRNNFVYLDELQQMTKIDVGLDDILARGRKHKFTLTTSTQFMDDSDKIDKNTRSAILNNTGTKVLFESTAKEARMWLNSIGSSHVTETDITALKKYDAIAWIANERGTGDPVTFTALAPFPSTGTADRAVHLSAIKHGTPIAKVHQDIDNRRRARVDETKRHPHMGRRRVDHGE; from the coding sequence TTGACAAAACATAATCTCCCATTTAATTCTTATTTTAAGAATACAATATGGCAGGTAAAACAGGAAGAGGACGAAACTTACTTTGATTTCCATGTTCCCTATTATGAGAACTATTTGGCTTGCGGGCTCATAAACCATAATACGGGCAAATCCGTACTGCTTGCCAACTCTGCGGCTCAGGACATGGCCAAGGGCTACGGCGTAGTCATCATTGACGCCAGTAACAGCAACTCACCCGAGACGCTGTTCAACCGTGCACTCAACTACGTCCCTTTCGAGCGGCTCGATGACGTGGTCATCCTGAACGTCAGTGAGTCCGTGGACAATCCGGTGGGCTTCAATATCCTCGACCAGGGCAATGCTCACATGGTGGTGGATCAGGTATCTGCCTTGTTCCAGCAGCTCTATCCCGACAGCAAAGGCGTTTGGACCCGTGAGCTGATCCATCACGGGCTCTATTCGCTTATTGAGTATGGCAACGCCACGCTGATTGATCTCCTCCCTCTACTTAGGCCGCGGACACCGGAAGAGGTCACATGGGCTAGGTCAGTCGTGAACTCTGTGAAGGATCGGCAAATCAAGTTCTTCATGGAGGACTGGATGAACCTCAAAGAAGAAGAACGGCGCATGAGGTCACAGCCTCTCTATGATCGCCTCTGGCAGCTCAATAGCCGTCCAGAGATTCACAACATACTTGGGCAATCGCAGTCTGGCTTCAACATCAAGGACGTGCTGCTTGGCAACAAGATCCTTCTGGTCAACCTTGCTGGCCTGCCCGAAGACACAGCCGGCCTCCTCGGCACACTGCTATTCCAAGCCCTCTGGACGGAAGCACAGAACCTCACTCCGGACAGGAACAACTTCGTGTACCTCGACGAGTTGCAGCAGATGACAAAAATTGATGTAGGACTAGATGACATCCTGGCTCGCGGCCGCAAGCACAAGTTCACGCTGACTACATCGACGCAGTTCATGGACGATAGCGACAAGATCGACAAAAACACGCGCTCAGCCATCCTCAACAACACCGGCACAAAGGTGCTGTTTGAAAGCACGGCTAAAGAAGCTCGTATGTGGCTCAACTCCATCGGGTCATCTCATGTCACAGAGACTGACATCACCGCCCTCAAGAAGTACGACGCCATTGCCTGGATAGCCAACGAGCGAGGCACTGGTGATCCGGTGACCTTCACCGCGTTGGCTCCATTTCCGTCTACAGGAACCGCGGATAGGGCAGTTCACCTATCCGCCATCAAGCACGGGACGCCTATCGCCAAAGTGCATCAGGACATCGACAACCGACGACGAGCTCGCGTTGATGAGACTAAACGTCACCCCCATATGGGTAGGCGGAGAGTCGACCATGGCGAATGA
- a CDS encoding histone-like nucleoid-structuring protein Lsr2: MAKETKIIIRDDIDGSEDAKSYKFGWGDDQYEIDLSDKNAKKLTDFLNEYINVAAKVTARLPRSSGSSSAPKSNKEYLAKVRAWAADNGIEVSSRGRVAQSVVDAYEKAN; this comes from the coding sequence ATGGCCAAAGAAACGAAAATCATAATCCGCGATGACATCGACGGCTCTGAAGACGCAAAGTCTTACAAGTTCGGCTGGGGAGATGACCAGTACGAGATCGACTTGAGTGATAAGAACGCCAAGAAGCTCACGGATTTTCTAAACGAGTACATCAACGTTGCTGCTAAGGTGACTGCCCGCTTGCCGCGTTCAAGTGGATCATCCTCAGCTCCTAAGAGCAATAAAGAGTATCTGGCAAAGGTTAGAGCCTGGGCGGCAGATAACGGGATTGAAGTGTCTTCAAGGGGTAGGGTGGCGCAGTCAGTCGTTGACGCCTACGAAAAGGCAAACTAG
- a CDS encoding tyrosine recombinase XerC, translated as MSTQQIPAALATAAQGFGRYLEAERGRSAHTVRAYLSDVGSLLEYAASEGAHDLAGLELGTLRRWLGSQSEAGMSRATLARRPATARAFTAWAVREELIEADPALRLKAPKREKSLPGVLHQQQVLRLVAGAESAAAEGGPLPLRNRAMVELLYATGIRVGELAGLDVDDLDPDRRTLRVLGKGNKERTVPYGLPAALAVDDWLRRGRPALATDTSGPALFLGARGKRVDQRQVRSVVHDLLEALGDTAATGPHALRHSAATHLLDGGADLRAVQEILGHSSLATTQIYTHVSVERLRQSYQQAHPRA; from the coding sequence GTGTCCACACAGCAGATCCCGGCCGCACTGGCCACCGCCGCCCAGGGTTTCGGCCGCTACCTGGAAGCGGAACGCGGGCGTTCAGCCCATACGGTACGCGCCTACCTTTCCGACGTCGGCAGCCTCCTTGAATACGCAGCCTCCGAAGGAGCGCATGACCTTGCGGGCCTGGAGCTAGGCACCCTGCGGCGCTGGCTCGGCTCGCAGAGCGAAGCGGGGATGTCCCGTGCCACCCTGGCCCGCCGCCCCGCCACGGCCCGGGCATTCACCGCCTGGGCCGTCCGCGAGGAACTGATCGAAGCCGACCCCGCACTCCGCTTGAAAGCGCCGAAACGGGAGAAGTCCCTGCCCGGAGTGCTGCATCAGCAGCAGGTCCTTCGGCTCGTCGCCGGCGCGGAATCCGCGGCCGCCGAGGGCGGACCCCTGCCATTGCGGAACCGGGCCATGGTGGAGCTCCTGTACGCCACCGGCATCCGGGTCGGCGAGCTGGCCGGCCTCGACGTGGACGACCTCGATCCTGACCGCAGGACCCTTCGCGTGCTCGGCAAGGGCAACAAGGAACGCACTGTGCCGTACGGGCTGCCCGCAGCACTCGCCGTCGACGACTGGCTCCGCCGGGGCCGGCCCGCCCTCGCCACGGATACCTCCGGGCCCGCACTCTTCCTCGGTGCCCGCGGCAAACGGGTGGACCAGCGGCAGGTCCGCAGCGTGGTCCACGATCTGCTGGAAGCCCTGGGGGACACCGCCGCCACGGGACCGCACGCCCTCCGGCACTCCGCGGCCACGCACCTGCTCGACGGCGGGGCCGACCTCAGGGCGGTGCAGGAAATCCTGGGACACAGCAGCCTGGCCACCACCCAGATCTACACCCATGTCTCCGTCGAAAGGCTCCGGCAGAGCTACCAGCAGGCCCACCCGCGGGCCTGA
- the dprA gene encoding DNA-processing protein DprA — protein MTESERTARAALSRLFEPQDAAGLALVRIAGAEDALKIATGQVAAGADLEQEMFRLLQENSSGSGWTGLGTARKRWAPRVPDLAPDRDLATMQRLGGRLIIPSDEFWPRQLADLGLQEPICLWWRGNEQELPPPGRSIALVGSRDSTSYGASVTADLAYSLTQRGFTIISGGAYGIDAHAHRSALAGGSGGSMPTIAVMAGGVDRFYPSGNEDLLRTVANQGAVLAEVPPGSAPTRYRFLQRNRLIAALASVTVVVEARWRSGALNTAHHAETLGRAVGAVPGSVHSANSAGCHRLLREGGAVCVTDAGEIAELASPSGESLPEVKAGRPAVQDGLTLEDLILLDALPLRATSSVEKLTAVAGLSAESVRAGLGRLGLLGLAESHRGGWKRSGKES, from the coding sequence ATGACAGAGAGCGAACGGACCGCACGGGCAGCGTTATCCCGGCTGTTTGAGCCGCAGGACGCCGCCGGCCTCGCGCTCGTGCGCATCGCCGGGGCGGAGGACGCGCTGAAGATCGCGACCGGTCAGGTGGCCGCCGGAGCGGACCTGGAACAGGAGATGTTCCGGCTCCTGCAGGAGAACAGCTCGGGCAGCGGCTGGACGGGCTTGGGGACGGCCCGGAAGCGCTGGGCGCCGAGGGTCCCGGATCTGGCACCGGATCGGGACCTCGCCACGATGCAGCGGCTCGGCGGACGCCTGATCATCCCCTCCGACGAGTTTTGGCCCCGCCAACTGGCGGACCTCGGACTGCAGGAACCGATCTGTCTCTGGTGGCGCGGCAACGAGCAGGAGCTGCCTCCGCCCGGCAGGTCCATTGCACTGGTGGGTTCCAGGGACAGCACCTCCTACGGCGCGTCCGTAACGGCCGACCTCGCGTATTCACTGACGCAGCGCGGATTCACGATCATTTCCGGCGGCGCCTACGGGATCGACGCCCACGCCCATCGTTCCGCCCTCGCCGGCGGATCCGGCGGCAGTATGCCCACCATCGCCGTCATGGCAGGAGGGGTGGACCGCTTCTATCCCTCCGGCAACGAGGACCTGTTGCGGACCGTCGCGAACCAGGGGGCGGTCCTGGCAGAGGTCCCGCCGGGCTCCGCGCCGACGCGGTACAGGTTCCTGCAGCGCAACCGGCTGATCGCTGCGCTGGCGTCCGTCACGGTCGTGGTGGAAGCACGGTGGAGATCCGGCGCGCTGAACACGGCGCACCATGCGGAAACGCTCGGCAGGGCCGTTGGCGCCGTGCCGGGGTCAGTGCACAGCGCCAACTCCGCAGGGTGCCACCGACTGCTCCGGGAAGGCGGCGCGGTCTGCGTCACCGATGCGGGGGAGATCGCGGAGCTCGCATCGCCCAGCGGCGAATCGTTGCCCGAGGTCAAGGCCGGCCGGCCGGCTGTCCAGGATGGACTGACGCTGGAGGACCTTATCCTGCTGGACGCCCTGCCGCTGCGGGCCACAAGTTCCGTCGAAAAGCTCACCGCCGTTGCGGGCCTCAGCGCGGAGTCGGTCCGTGCTGGCCTGGGCCGGCTCGGGCTGCTGGGCCTGGCCGAGTCGCACCGCGGCGGCTGGAAGCGGTCCGGAAAGGAAAGCTGA